A single Staphylococcus muscae DNA region contains:
- the dxs gene encoding 1-deoxy-D-xylulose-5-phosphate synthase: protein MDIRTIKDPSFLKSLSVQELETLSHDIRQFLIETCSVTGGHIGANLGVVELTIALHKHYQSPIDKIIWDVGHQSYIHKILTGRANQFDTLRQYKGLCGFPKLRESEHDVWEAGHSSTSLSAAMGMAKARDILGHSNHIVPIIGDGALTGGMALEALNSIGHDRTNMTIILNDNEMSIAPNVGAMHNMLGRIRMNQGYNRLKVDAETVLSRLPGGSRLRESADRLKDSLKYLVVDGAFFEELGIRYIGPVDGHNYEELEHALKTADSIDKPVLIHVVTKKGKGYHPAENDKIGTWHGLGPYKLDTGEQIKGQPKGPSWSQLMSDEILSYAREDERVVAITPAMPVGSKLTKFQSELPEQFFDVGIAEQHAVTMAAGLAMEGMRPYVAIYSTFLQRAYDQVLHDVDRQKLNVIFGIDRSGLVGADGETHQGVFDIGFLTQFPNMVVMMPKDENEAKDMVYTAMEYQDGPIAIRYPRGNGLGVEIQDERNALPIGRWEKLSNGTDVALIAYGPTVETIKQVAASLEANNINATVINARYIKPMDTEMLHELGNANIPIVTVEENMLNGGLGSQVSNFLTDHAYRNKLKRLGIDDIYIEHGDVDRILQDIGLDATSIEQSVKTLLK from the coding sequence ATGGATATACGAACGATAAAGGATCCGTCATTCTTAAAAAGTCTTTCTGTACAAGAACTTGAAACACTGAGCCATGATATACGTCAATTTCTCATAGAGACTTGCTCTGTAACTGGTGGGCATATTGGAGCAAATCTCGGTGTTGTAGAATTAACAATAGCATTACATAAACACTACCAAAGTCCGATTGATAAAATCATTTGGGATGTTGGTCATCAAAGTTACATCCATAAAATATTGACAGGGCGCGCAAATCAATTTGATACATTAAGACAATATAAAGGATTATGCGGTTTTCCAAAATTAAGAGAGTCAGAGCACGATGTATGGGAAGCAGGTCATAGTTCCACATCGCTCTCAGCTGCAATGGGGATGGCAAAAGCGAGAGATATTTTAGGGCATTCTAATCATATCGTACCAATTATAGGTGATGGGGCACTTACTGGTGGAATGGCATTAGAAGCTTTAAATAGTATTGGTCATGATCGTACAAATATGACTATCATTTTAAATGATAACGAAATGAGTATTGCGCCGAATGTTGGTGCTATGCACAATATGTTAGGTCGTATTCGAATGAACCAAGGATATAACCGTCTGAAAGTTGATGCAGAGACTGTTCTCAGTCGATTGCCTGGGGGAAGTCGACTACGAGAATCAGCAGATAGACTTAAAGATAGTTTGAAATATCTCGTTGTAGATGGTGCATTTTTTGAAGAATTAGGTATCCGTTATATCGGACCTGTTGATGGTCACAACTATGAAGAGTTAGAGCATGCACTTAAGACTGCTGATTCCATTGACAAGCCTGTGCTCATTCATGTTGTGACAAAGAAGGGAAAAGGCTATCATCCCGCAGAAAATGATAAGATCGGTACATGGCATGGCCTTGGACCTTATAAACTTGATACAGGTGAACAGATTAAAGGGCAGCCAAAAGGGCCTTCTTGGAGCCAACTTATGTCAGATGAAATCTTATCATATGCACGTGAAGACGAGCGAGTTGTTGCAATAACACCTGCGATGCCAGTCGGTTCAAAACTAACAAAGTTTCAATCTGAGTTACCCGAACAATTTTTTGATGTCGGTATTGCCGAGCAACATGCGGTCACTATGGCTGCTGGATTAGCAATGGAAGGTATGCGTCCATATGTTGCCATCTATTCAACATTCTTGCAGCGTGCATACGACCAAGTACTACACGATGTGGATCGTCAAAAACTAAATGTGATATTTGGTATTGATCGCTCTGGACTCGTCGGTGCTGATGGTGAAACACATCAAGGTGTATTTGACATCGGATTTTTGACACAATTTCCAAATATGGTTGTAATGATGCCAAAAGATGAAAATGAAGCGAAGGACATGGTCTATACAGCGATGGAATATCAAGATGGTCCAATCGCAATTAGATATCCTCGTGGAAATGGTCTGGGCGTTGAAATTCAAGATGAACGTAACGCATTGCCAATTGGCCGTTGGGAAAAACTAAGCAACGGTACAGATGTCGCACTTATCGCTTATGGTCCAACGGTGGAAACAATCAAACAAGTAGCTGCATCACTTGAAGCAAACAATATCAATGCGACAGTGATCAATGCTCGCTACATTAAACCAATGGATACAGAGATGTTACATGAACTTGGTAACGCCAATATACCAATTGTTACTGTGGAAGAAAACATGCTAAACGGTGGCTTAGGTAGTCAGGTTAGTAACTTCTTGACAGATCATGCGTATCGAAACAAACTCAAACGTCTAGGTATAGATGATATCTATATTGAGCACGGCGATGTTGATCGCATTCTACAAGATATTGGATTAGACGCAACATCTATCGAACAATCAGTAAAAACGCTATTAAAATAA
- the ahrC gene encoding transcriptional regulator AhrC/ArgR, with protein sequence MPKKSVRHIKIREIISNEQIETQDELVKRLNHFDMNVTQATVSRDIKELQLIKVPTPTGEYIYSLPNDRRYHPLEKLGRYLMDSFVKIDGTDNLLVLKTLPGNAQSIGAILDQIDWEEVLGTICGDDTCLIICRSKQDAETIKTQIFNML encoded by the coding sequence ATGCCTAAAAAATCAGTAAGACACATAAAAATAAGAGAAATTATTTCGAATGAACAAATAGAGACACAAGATGAACTCGTAAAACGATTGAATCATTTTGACATGAATGTCACACAAGCAACGGTATCACGTGACATTAAAGAGCTACAACTTATAAAAGTGCCAACGCCAACAGGAGAATATATATATAGCTTGCCAAATGACCGTCGTTACCACCCGCTTGAAAAACTTGGACGTTACTTGATGGATTCATTTGTAAAAATTGATGGCACCGATAATTTACTCGTATTGAAAACTCTACCAGGTAATGCCCAATCAATCGGTGCTATTTTAGACCAAATTGATTGGGAAGAAGTGCTCGGCACGATTTGTGGTGATGATACATGTCTCATCATTTGTCGCAGTAAACAAGATGCAGAAACGATAAAGACGCAAATATTCAATATGTTATAA
- a CDS encoding polyprenyl synthetase family protein translates to MNQSLNKLLATFNDTLMASIEASKLNTDLEQSMLYSLEAGGKRVRPLLLLATLNMLQPNQYEKGMQTAVALEMIHTYSLIHDDLPAMDNDDLRRGKPTNHKVYGEWLAILAGDALLTKAFECVSNDHSLTAETRVALISSLSDASGHRGMVGGQTLDMQSESLDVPLSVLEQIHLHKTGALIRFAVHAATIIANTNENEQQQLLQFANHLGIIFQIKDDLLDQYGTTEALGKQTGSDDANNKSTYVTLLGRAEAETILARHVADAEEILAVLSQKYNTTDLDYLLKLFYQRQN, encoded by the coding sequence ATGAATCAAAGTCTGAATAAATTATTAGCAACTTTTAATGACACGCTGATGGCAAGTATAGAAGCGTCAAAATTGAATACAGACCTTGAACAGAGTATGCTCTATTCTTTAGAAGCTGGTGGCAAACGCGTACGACCTCTTTTACTTTTAGCAACGTTAAATATGCTTCAACCTAATCAATATGAAAAAGGCATGCAGACAGCCGTTGCACTTGAAATGATTCATACGTATTCATTAATTCATGATGATCTGCCTGCAATGGATAACGACGATTTACGTCGTGGTAAACCAACCAATCATAAAGTATATGGAGAATGGTTGGCAATTCTTGCTGGTGATGCTCTGTTAACGAAAGCTTTTGAATGTGTAAGTAACGATCATTCACTAACAGCGGAAACACGTGTAGCATTAATCTCATCATTAAGCGATGCAAGTGGACACCGTGGTATGGTTGGTGGGCAAACTTTAGATATGCAAAGTGAATCCCTAGACGTTCCACTCTCCGTTCTTGAACAAATTCATCTTCATAAAACAGGTGCGCTTATCCGTTTCGCGGTACATGCTGCAACAATCATTGCAAACACAAATGAAAATGAACAACAACAATTGCTTCAGTTCGCCAATCACTTAGGTATCATTTTTCAAATCAAAGATGACTTGCTTGATCAGTATGGGACGACTGAAGCATTAGGTAAACAAACAGGCAGTGATGATGCAAATAATAAATCAACGTATGTAACATTGTTAGGTCGTGCTGAAGCCGAAACAATTCTCGCACGCCATGTTGCTGACGCAGAGGAAATATTAGCTGTCCTGTCTCAAAAATATAACACAACAGACCTTGATTATTTATTAAAGCTTTTTTATCAACGTCAAAATTAA
- the recN gene encoding DNA repair protein RecN, translated as MLQSLSIKQFAIIDELEIQFSDGLTVLSGETGAGKSIIIDAIGQLIGMRASSDFVRHGEKKAIIEGLFDIDNAKEAVHMLSKLGIDINEDFLIVKREIFNSGKSICRINNQTVTLHDLRQVMQELLDIHGQHETQALLKQKYHVELLDKYADGAYHDALTTYQDTFETHRQKLAELSELESADQALLQRLDLMKFQYEELKEAKLQEDEVTQLEVDIKRIQNSEQLSLALNNAYVTLTDEHAITDRLYELSTQLQNIDQILPDTYATLKEQVDQFYYLLEDTKHQLYDEMNQNEFDEQMLNELESRMNLLNNLKRKYGKDIPELITYQSKLEDEINKIENYEESTAQLRADIQLLSEKLMADGKKLSHERRQVARTLRDHIVREIQNLQMKDANLEISFKPYDKPQKDGIEHIEFLISPNKGEPLKSLNKIASGGELSRIMLALKSIFVRSRGQTAILFDEVDSGVSGQAAQKMAEKMKQIASVIQVICISHLPQVASMSDHHLYISKHEKDDRTTTSVQEVTGDDRIEEVARMISGAAVTDLTKQSAKEMIEHNHTV; from the coding sequence ATGTTACAAAGTCTATCAATCAAACAATTTGCAATTATTGATGAACTTGAAATTCAGTTTTCTGATGGCTTAACAGTACTGAGTGGTGAAACTGGTGCAGGTAAATCGATTATTATCGATGCAATCGGACAACTTATCGGTATGCGTGCATCTTCAGATTTTGTACGTCATGGTGAGAAGAAAGCAATAATTGAAGGGCTATTTGATATCGATAATGCGAAAGAAGCCGTTCATATGTTGAGTAAATTAGGTATTGATATTAATGAAGATTTTTTAATCGTGAAGCGTGAAATATTTAATTCTGGAAAAAGCATCTGCCGAATCAATAATCAAACAGTAACATTGCATGATTTACGACAAGTAATGCAAGAGTTGCTTGATATACATGGACAGCATGAAACCCAAGCGTTACTTAAGCAAAAATATCATGTAGAGCTACTTGATAAATATGCAGATGGCGCCTATCATGATGCATTGACAACTTATCAAGATACGTTCGAAACACATCGTCAAAAATTGGCTGAGTTGTCAGAATTAGAATCTGCTGACCAAGCGCTCTTACAACGTTTAGACTTGATGAAGTTTCAATATGAAGAATTGAAAGAAGCGAAACTGCAAGAGGATGAGGTTACGCAATTAGAAGTCGATATTAAACGTATTCAAAATTCAGAACAATTGAGTCTTGCATTGAATAATGCTTATGTCACATTAACGGATGAACATGCCATCACAGACCGTCTATATGAACTCAGTACACAATTACAAAATATTGATCAAATATTGCCTGATACTTACGCGACACTTAAAGAACAAGTTGATCAATTCTACTATTTGTTAGAAGATACAAAACATCAACTCTATGACGAAATGAATCAGAACGAGTTTGATGAACAGATGTTGAACGAACTTGAATCACGCATGAATTTATTAAATAATTTAAAACGTAAATATGGCAAAGATATTCCTGAATTAATCACGTATCAATCAAAATTAGAAGATGAAATTAATAAAATAGAGAATTATGAAGAATCAACAGCACAATTGCGTGCAGATATTCAACTATTATCAGAGAAACTTATGGCTGACGGTAAAAAATTATCACATGAGCGACGTCAAGTTGCACGAACGTTGCGTGACCATATTGTACGAGAAATTCAAAACTTACAAATGAAAGACGCTAACTTAGAAATATCTTTCAAACCATATGATAAACCACAAAAAGATGGTATTGAACATATTGAGTTCTTAATTAGTCCTAACAAAGGGGAACCGCTCAAAAGTTTAAACAAGATTGCAAGTGGTGGAGAATTGTCACGTATTATGCTGGCATTAAAGAGTATTTTTGTCCGTTCTCGTGGACAAACAGCAATCCTTTTTGATGAAGTGGATTCGGGCGTCTCAGGTCAAGCTGCGCAAAAGATGGCTGAAAAAATGAAACAGATTGCTTCAGTTATTCAAGTTATCTGTATATCTCACTTGCCACAAGTTGCTTCAATGAGTGACCATCATCTTTACATTTCAAAACATGAAAAAGATGATAGGACCACAACATCTGTACAAGAGGTGACAGGCGATGATCGTATAGAGGAAGTCGCACGAATGATTTCAGGTGCGGCAGTGACCGATTTAACAAAACAAAGCGCCAAAGAAATGATTGAACATAACCATACAGTTTAA
- a CDS encoding exodeoxyribonuclease VII small subunit: MTTDNQSFETMMHELENIVKQLDNDTVSLEESLALYQKGMALSKACEKTLKEAENKVSKLIEDEADDTNESKSE, from the coding sequence ATGACAACAGATAACCAATCGTTTGAAACAATGATGCATGAATTAGAAAATATCGTAAAACAATTGGATAATGATACGGTTTCTTTAGAAGAATCACTTGCTCTCTACCAAAAGGGTATGGCATTGTCAAAAGCATGCGAAAAAACTTTAAAAGAAGCTGAGAATAAAGTGTCAAAATTAATTGAAGATGAGGCTGATGATACAAATGAATCAAAGTCTGAATAA